AGGGCGACCACCTTGCGGACCCAGCGGTCGGTGTAGCCCAGGATCTCGGCCACCTCTGCGGGGTGCCTGCCCTGGCTCAGGAGCCAGAGGGCGTGCCAGCGGGCCCGTTCCACGGGGTCGGTGGCTTTCCGGTAGAGGGCGTGAAGGTTATCCGGGTGGAGGTGGGGCTTCAGGGTCAGGCGGGACCTGCGCCTCCTCTTGGCTTGGGGCATGGGAACAGTCTAGCAGGAATGGAATAGGCGGGTTTCATATCAGACCTCGAGGGCCTCCACGAACCGGGTCTCTACCTCTTCCAGGTAAACCCGGGGGTCCACCTCGAGGCGGC
The genomic region above belongs to Thermus filiformis and contains:
- a CDS encoding helix-turn-helix domain-containing protein translates to MPQAKRRRRSRLTLKPHLHPDNLHALYRKATDPVERARWHALWLLSQGRHPAEVAEILGYTDRWVRKVVAL